A window of the Ignisphaera sp. genome harbors these coding sequences:
- a CDS encoding uroporphyrinogen decarboxylase family protein — translation MTTTRKEPIDEWIERHEKEPDIVAKEKAERFLRIVDLKVPDRIPVAGVMGDFLCKYTGITWYELSYSLTDKVKNAVLKFVHDFPSDWGIIFVPMMLEGFALALAFADFPDFSNTIRFLTGPVHDILKDKWSRWPGRELREDMHPQFPGGEYMKPEEYKKLIENPVEFMHTTILPRVCEGLGKPGTAQWNGTWIRVGMTMQRITTYQMDVFTEIAKAGNPAFPLTNAYAPADIIGDFLRHPTGAMLDMRRHPDEFKAACEALVGPILKVATAIPPIQPLTTFFIPLHLNEMLPPKLYNEFYWPYLKKIIETLVGKGYKGFIFFEGDHSPHVDTLLELPKGWGIAWFERPKDFVKVWEKLKGHTTVMGGVPVSLVAGGTPEKIDEYIRNLLKEIKPEGGFMLSLGINELPAGTPPQNVRAYINAALKYGVY, via the coding sequence ATGACCACAACAAGAAAAGAACCCATAGACGAATGGATTGAAAGACACGAAAAAGAACCAGATATAGTTGCTAAAGAAAAGGCTGAAAGATTCTTAAGAATCGTAGATCTCAAAGTTCCTGACAGAATTCCTGTTGCAGGTGTTATGGGGGACTTCCTCTGCAAATATACAGGAATAACGTGGTATGAGTTATCATATAGCTTAACTGATAAGGTTAAGAATGCTGTTCTCAAGTTTGTACATGACTTTCCAAGTGATTGGGGCATAATATTCGTGCCTATGATGCTAGAAGGCTTTGCACTTGCACTTGCCTTTGCCGACTTTCCGGACTTCTCCAATACAATTAGGTTCTTAACAGGACCTGTTCACGATATTTTAAAGGATAAGTGGAGTAGATGGCCTGGTAGAGAGCTTAGAGAGGATATGCATCCACAGTTTCCAGGAGGAGAATATATGAAGCCTGAAGAGTACAAGAAACTGATTGAAAATCCTGTTGAGTTCATGCATACAACCATTTTACCAAGAGTATGCGAAGGCCTTGGAAAACCAGGGACGGCACAGTGGAACGGTACATGGATTAGGGTTGGAATGACTATGCAGAGAATAACAACATATCAAATGGATGTATTTACAGAAATTGCAAAAGCAGGCAACCCAGCTTTTCCATTGACAAACGCATATGCACCAGCAGATATAATAGGCGACTTCCTTAGACATCCAACCGGTGCAATGCTTGACATGAGAAGACATCCAGATGAATTCAAAGCAGCTTGCGAAGCACTTGTTGGACCCATTCTAAAAGTCGCCACAGCCATACCACCAATACAACCATTAACAACATTCTTCATACCTCTACATCTCAACGAAATGCTACCGCCAAAGCTATACAACGAATTCTACTGGCCATACCTAAAGAAGATTATCGAGACACTTGTTGGAAAGGGATACAAGGGATTCATATTCTTCGAAGGTGATCACTCACCACATGTAGACACATTACTAGAGCTTCCGAAGGGATGGGGTATAGCATGGTTTGAAAGACCAAAAGACTTCGTAAAAGTTTGGGAAAAATTGAAAGGACATACAACAGTTATGGGAGGAGTCCCAGTATCTCTAGTAGCTGGTGGAACCCCAGAGAAAATCGATGAGTATATAAGGAATTTGCTCAAAGAAATAAAGCCAGAAGGAGGCTTCATGCTGTCTCTAGGTATAAACGAATTGCCTGCTGGAACACCACCTCAGAATGTGAGAGCATATATCAATGCAGCTCTTAAATATGGCGTATATTAG
- the pheA gene encoding prephenate dehydratase has translation MECKDIECILDEVDQKIFEKIVERVKALQSLGYDQAKQILLSRRERVAEIISQGNGLPKESAKLLLSYIDDLTLRLIKPLTVAFLGPRGSFTEEATLKIFSGAGVKLVPYPSISDVFRAVENGEVDYGVVPLENSTEGSVGETLDMLATSSVRICGETEVRIIHNLIAKPGTRLEDIKVVISHPMALAQCRNFIYSRLKGVRIETRASTAEAVREAIETDGVAAIGSELAARIYGGEIIVRGIEDNKENYTRFVVVGFKPLEKGSETKTSIIFTVKHIPGALYKALEPFANRGINLTKIESRPIKGKPWEYMFFLDLQGSLDNPEVAEAIDELRNRTTYIKILGSYKKI, from the coding sequence TTGGAATGCAAAGACATTGAGTGTATTCTTGACGAGGTTGACCAAAAAATTTTTGAGAAGATTGTTGAACGTGTAAAGGCTTTGCAGAGTCTTGGATATGACCAGGCCAAGCAGATTCTTTTGTCGAGAAGAGAGAGGGTTGCTGAGATCATTAGCCAGGGGAATGGGCTTCCCAAAGAATCTGCCAAGCTGCTGCTCAGCTACATAGACGATCTAACACTTCGACTCATAAAGCCTTTGACAGTTGCTTTCCTCGGCCCTAGAGGCAGCTTCACCGAGGAGGCAACACTAAAAATCTTCTCTGGTGCCGGTGTCAAGTTAGTCCCATACCCATCAATCTCAGATGTTTTTAGAGCTGTTGAGAATGGAGAGGTAGACTATGGTGTTGTTCCTCTTGAGAACTCTACCGAGGGTAGTGTGGGGGAGACCCTAGATATGCTGGCCACATCATCTGTTAGAATCTGTGGAGAAACCGAGGTGAGGATAATCCACAACCTAATAGCCAAGCCAGGTACGAGACTAGAGGATATCAAGGTTGTTATAAGCCACCCAATGGCATTGGCACAGTGTAGAAACTTCATATATTCGAGGCTCAAAGGTGTTAGGATAGAGACGAGGGCCAGCACGGCAGAGGCTGTTAGAGAGGCTATCGAAACAGATGGTGTAGCGGCCATAGGATCTGAGCTAGCAGCCAGAATCTATGGCGGTGAGATAATTGTTAGAGGTATAGAAGACAATAAAGAAAACTACACAAGATTCGTAGTAGTTGGTTTCAAGCCCCTTGAAAAAGGCTCGGAAACAAAAACATCCATCATTTTCACCGTTAAACACATTCCAGGAGCATTATACAAGGCTCTAGAGCCATTTGCAAATAGAGGCATAAACCTGACAAAAATCGAGTCAAGACCGATAAAAGGAAAGCCGTGGGAGTACATGTTCTTTCTAGACCTCCAAGGTTCACTAGATAATCCAGAGGTGGCAGAAGCAATAGATGAGCTAAGAAATAGAACAACATATATAAAGATTTTAGGATCATATAAGAAAATATAA